One region of Salvia miltiorrhiza cultivar Shanhuang (shh) chromosome 3, IMPLAD_Smil_shh, whole genome shotgun sequence genomic DNA includes:
- the LOC131015827 gene encoding E3 ubiquitin-protein ligase ATL4-like, with translation MSVSMSTFTPPPLSPSASASSSSSIMIVIIIIASAVIISASIYLLLRLVSKRFRRSFSTADDVVSSNHRVAPTDLLNSLPLFTFRSVANNGGGDCAVCLSKFEAHDQLRLLPVCRHAFHAACIDKWIASNQTCPLCRSTVLPSALDKTLSAENSNGGSFRIELGSISLRRGGSAGARRMYSLGSYDYTVDDHVYEVPVGCTTHHRREYSDSKEASVAEEGRRNWLTEYVERLQASMSSRTMSFRSSGRFFASSSRRSDAAVVPEDLEANRAGEEISEIFRWISGI, from the coding sequence ATGTCTGTGTCCATGTCTACATTCACACCCCCGCCGCTATCTCCATCTGCTtccgcctcctcctcctcctccattATGAtagtcatcatcatcatcgctTCCGCCGTCATCATCTCCGCCTCCATCTACCTCCTTCTCCGACTAGTCTCGAAGCGCTTCCGCCGCTCCTTCTCCACCGCCGACGACGTGGTCTCCTCCAACCACCGCGTCGCTCCTACCGATCTCCTCAACTCCCTACCGCTCTTCACATTCCGCTCCGTCGCCAACAACGGCGGCGGCGACTGCGCCGTCTGCCTCTCCAAGTTCGAGGCGCACGATCAGCTCCGCCTGCTGCCGGTCTGCCGCCACGCCTTCCACGCTGCCTGCATAGACAAGTGGATCGCCTCCAACCAGACGTGTCCGCTCTGCAGGTCCACCGTATTGCCGTCCGCACTCGATAAAACCCTATCCGCCGAAAATTCCAACGGCGGAAGCTTCCGGATAGAGCTCGGCAGTATCAGTCTCCGCCGCGGCGGATCGGCAGGAGCGCGGCGGATGTACTCGCTTGGCTCGTACGATTACACCGTCGACGATCATGTATACGAGGTTCCGGTAGGGTGCACGACTCATCATCGTAGAGAATACTCAGATTCCAAGGAGGCGTCGGTGGCGGAGGAGGGAAGGAGGAATTGGCTGACGGAATACGTGGAGAGACTGCAGGCATCAATGTCGTCGCGTACGATGTCGTTTAGGAGCTCCGGCAGATTCTTCGCGAGCAGTAGCCGCCGCAGCGACGCGGCCGTCGTGCCGGAGGATTTGGAGGCGAATAGGGCGGGAGAGGAAATAAGTGAAATATTTAGGTGGATTTCTGGAATTTAG
- the LOC131015828 gene encoding protein TRIGALACTOSYLDIACYLGLYCEROL 4, chloroplastic, with the protein MANLRTAMDATFWDLNISTPQSIDGVCRAIPGDPIPLDGARASRALRFQQISLLGNGFPLGIIPSFSPSINHKELGSLAFQSLIGRAVIGDWWLGIIGQFRPKKLISSIKAEVSAAEEWELPLLKDVGKHFVDKSLYALGLCSQISLTSSSSVLLSTEKHGERKNRRTKAMLFHKLPDHDITLEAAWPELFIDHKGKYWEVPESISLDCLSLVTESGLRYRFGLHKNSGSPQAVDSTNTESKSPVALLPGLCAKAAFSYEKSKDLWRQKETKDDVMVETEEGQVLCLPYDVRLKDPHAAISGIIGGTCEAWLHGVEGSQDVNQRSQRRGRFGADLFGSLCYTFQHGRFRNNFGDLTRIDARLDIASASAVAKKVANLFSGAQTNQSLNEVCSPRLNFIFQQQVAGPIVFRVDSKFSIGSSSSKQGPQLEDLIYSLNYSLRLLGSGKVVAWFSPKRKEGMIELRLFEF; encoded by the exons ATGGCGAACTTAAGAACAGCAATGGACGCTACCTTCTGGGACCTCAACATTTCAACTCCGCAATCCATTGATGGCGTATGCAGGGCTATTCCAGGGGATCCCATTCCCCTTGACGGTGCAAGGGCCAGCAGGGCCCTCAGGTTTCAGCAAATTTCTCTCTTGGGAAACGGCTTTCCCTTGGGCATCATTCCCTCCTTTTCTCCTTCCATTAATCACAAGGAATTGGGCTCTCTCGCCTTCCAGTCCCTTATTGGCCGCGCTGTTATCGGCGACTG GTGGCTTGGAATAATCGGGCAGTTTCGCCCAAAGAAACTGATATCCTCTATCAAAGCTGAAGTTTCAGCAGCAGAAGAGTGGGAGCTACCTTTGCTTAAAGATGTTGGGAAGCATTTCGTGGATAAATCGCTCTACGCATTAGGTCTATGCTCGCAGATTTCACTAACATCCTCATCATCCGTTTTGCTGAGCACTGAAAAGCATGGGGAAAGGAAGAACCGACGCACCAAGGCCATGCTCTTTCACAAG CTTCCGGATCATGATATCACTTTGGAAGCCGCATGGCCAGAGCTTTTCATAGACCATAAAGGAAAATATTGGGAAGTTCCTGAATCCATATCTTTGGACTGTTTGTCCCTTGTCACCGAGTCTGGATTGCGATACCGATTTGGATTACATAAAAATAGTGGCAGTCCACAAGCTGTTGATTCCACTAATACTGAAAGTAAAAGTCCTGTTGCCTTATTGCCCGGATTATGTGCAAAAGCTGCCTTTTCTTATGAGAAGTCAAAGGACTTGTGGAGGCAAAAGGAAACAAAGGATGATGTCATGGTCGAAACAGAAGAAGGTCAGGTTTTGTGTCTCCCGTATGATGTCCGTCTCAAGGATCCTCACGCAGCAATATCTGGAATTATAG GGGGTACTTGTGAGGCATGGCTACATGGCGTGGAAGGCTCACAAGACGTCAACCAAAGAAGCCAGAGGAGAGGCCGTTTTGGGGCTGATTTATTTGGCTCACTATGCTACACTTTCCAACACGGGAGATTCAGAAATAACTTTGGAGACCTTACCAGAATAGATGCTCGCTTGGATATTGCTTCGGCTTCAGCTGTAGCCAAAAAGGTGGCCAACCTTTTCAGCGGCGCACAAACTAATCAATCGCTGAATGAAGTGTGCTCTCCCAGACTCAATTTCATTTTTCAGCAGCAG GTGGCTGGGCCTATTGTTTTTCGGGTGGATTCGAAATTCTCGATTGGGTCGTCGTCGAGCAAGCAGGGGCCACAGCTGGAGGATCTAATATACAGCTTGAACTACTCTCTGAGACTGCTGGGCTCTGGGAAGGTGGTGGCCTGGTTCTCTCCCAAACGAAAAGAGGGGATGATTGAGCTTCGACTCTTTGAGTTCTGA
- the LOC131015829 gene encoding putative invertase inhibitor, producing the protein MKASLNLISLTSMIPLVVMIQITSGESLINSTCLDSARDDPNIDYAFCTSSLQAAPGSHCATLQGLGIISITLLQSNITDTRCSIKHLIRNSTSEEPYLRRCLSDCLELFSDAIPSAIEAMRDFTLKRFEDANVKISSIMDAATTCEDGFKESRGLVSPLTIRNHHTFELSAIALSLMHIIQTRTG; encoded by the coding sequence atgaaGGCAAGCCTGAATTTGATTTCATTAACCTCGATGATCCCCTTGGTGGTGATGATCCAGATAACATCAGGCGAGAGCTTGATCAACTCCACCTGCCTAGATTCAGCACGTGACGATCCAAACATCGACTACGCCTTCTGCACAAGCTCCCTGCAGGCAGCCCCCGGCAGCCACTGCGCCACCCTGCAGGGGCTCGGAATCATCTCCATCACCCTCCTTCAATCCAACATAACCGACACACGATGTTCCATCAAACACCTCATCAGAAACAGTACATCGGAGGAGCCATACCTGAGGCGGTGCTTGAGCGACTGCTTGGAGCTTTTCTCCGATGCCATCCCTTCTGCAATAGAGGCCATGAGAGACTTCACACTGAAGAGGTTCGAAGACGCCAATGTGAAGATAAGTTCCATCATGGATGCTGCCACCACCTGTGAGGATGGCTTCAAGGAGAGCAGAGGTCTAGTTTCTCCTCTCACCATCAGAAACCATCACACTTTCGAGCTCTCCGCCATCGCCTTGTCTCTTATGCATATCATTCAGACAAGAACAGGCTGA
- the LOC131015830 gene encoding acyl carrier protein 1, mitochondrial yields MASALRSAILRHIRVPVPLNGSRLAPLRLMSSHGDDHLDKQAVIDRVLDVVKCFPKVDPSKVTPDVHFQKDLGLDSLDNVEIVMALEEEFKLEIPDKEADKIDSCQLAIEYIHNHPMAS; encoded by the exons ATGGCGTCGGCGTTGAGATCCGCCATTCTCCGCCACATTCGGGTCCCCGTACCCCTAAACGGATCCCGTCTCGCGCCCCTTCGCTTAATGTCGTCCCACGGCGACGATCACCTCGACAAGCAGGCAGTTATCGACCGAGTTCTCGACGTCGTCAAGTGCTTCCCCAAAGTCGATCCATCCAAG GTGACTCCTGATGTTCATTTTCAAAAGGATTTGGGCCTGGATAGCTTAGACAATGTGGAGATTGTGATGGCTCTCGAGGAAGAGTTTAAGTTGGAAATtcctgacaaggaagctgataAAATTGACTCGTGCCAGCTTGCAATAGAATATATTCACAACCATCCTATGGCTAGCTAA